In the Advenella kashmirensis WT001 genome, one interval contains:
- a CDS encoding VENN motif pre-toxin domain-containing protein — MAGSQVVLKASDLSIESLQDTSTYKGKQLNAKGEVTIGYGASGSGSASKSKISADYASVNALSGIFAQDQGYQIDVDGHTDLTGTVITSSAEAEAEGRNRLTTGTLAARDIKNYSRVKASSVGIGGEGGIMGGSGLGGAKGLQASMGFGSVSSNESSVTKSGINTANINITRPKAQQEKTGKSVAETIAEIKTPLTSDETLAYTGLGNSFDKEAVQKEIDLQRDVSQAFNSTTQNAAGELKKRIASNDALFEAGLISEQERDTRNSSLRNYAWILETVAAGLATPSNSLAGSLVAAASPTVAKEIGQQFKQTGQEGSAGHYLAHAGLGAVVAAATGNNIAGNALAAAGAEAAAPIAASWIYGKGVGQLTPDEKATVSSIAGLAGAGIAGAAGGDGRSLVSGSVAGRTAVENNYLTAEQLDNFAQRARNCSGASCKKVIQDMVDTNVQQQEEIKAVCSASPEQCHQKYGYLIEQWDVFDKSIKKLAADNTLPGEFRDYLPAIYMMDAEAQGIAVEYGWSKRFEAMGLDRETAEIMAAALPMMAGIKGARDSRGSNKGVNGSRNNDTQTAAGIGNSERGNQSLNFKQHISEETEIISAHNKFPSNPNDLTKVLGVSPKVSTTQHGTTRMLWEPNANTRIRYESHPGDSGPFNPRHHGEHYHIEVKPENLTWNQAKKQNAIYKVKPENYKVGNGTGFLPNERHPGK, encoded by the coding sequence GTGGCCGGCTCGCAGGTGGTGCTGAAGGCATCGGATCTGTCCATAGAGAGCCTGCAAGATACCTCGACCTACAAGGGCAAGCAGCTAAACGCCAAGGGTGAAGTGACCATCGGTTACGGGGCTTCTGGATCTGGCAGCGCGTCCAAATCCAAAATCTCGGCCGACTACGCCAGCGTCAATGCACTCTCGGGCATCTTTGCGCAGGACCAGGGTTACCAGATCGATGTTGACGGTCATACCGATCTGACGGGGACTGTCATTACCTCCAGCGCCGAGGCTGAAGCCGAAGGTCGGAACCGTTTGACGACGGGTACGCTGGCAGCGCGCGACATCAAAAACTACAGTCGGGTGAAGGCAAGTAGCGTGGGCATTGGTGGCGAAGGCGGGATCATGGGCGGTTCTGGACTGGGCGGAGCAAAAGGTCTGCAGGCCAGCATGGGCTTTGGCTCGGTCAGCAGCAATGAGAGCAGCGTAACGAAAAGCGGCATCAATACCGCCAATATCAACATCACTCGGCCAAAAGCGCAGCAGGAGAAGACTGGAAAATCCGTTGCCGAGACTATCGCCGAGATCAAGACGCCGCTCACGAGCGATGAGACCCTGGCCTACACGGGCTTGGGCAATAGCTTCGACAAAGAAGCGGTTCAAAAAGAAATTGACTTGCAACGCGACGTGTCGCAGGCCTTCAACAGTACCACCCAGAACGCGGCAGGTGAACTTAAAAAACGCATCGCCAGCAACGATGCCCTGTTCGAGGCGGGGCTGATCAGCGAACAAGAGCGCGATACGCGCAATTCCTCGCTGCGCAACTATGCGTGGATACTTGAAACGGTGGCTGCGGGTCTGGCAACGCCATCCAACAGCCTGGCCGGCTCGCTCGTGGCAGCGGCCAGTCCGACCGTTGCTAAGGAAATCGGCCAGCAGTTCAAGCAGACTGGTCAGGAAGGCAGCGCTGGGCACTACCTGGCGCACGCAGGATTGGGCGCAGTGGTGGCTGCGGCGACTGGCAACAACATCGCCGGCAACGCCCTAGCTGCCGCCGGGGCCGAAGCGGCTGCGCCGATTGCAGCCAGCTGGATCTATGGCAAAGGTGTTGGGCAACTGACGCCGGATGAGAAAGCGACGGTGAGTTCGATTGCGGGTCTGGCTGGGGCTGGGATCGCAGGTGCAGCCGGTGGGGACGGGCGCAGCCTGGTCAGCGGCAGTGTGGCGGGGCGCACGGCGGTGGAGAATAACTATCTGACTGCCGAGCAGCTGGATAATTTTGCGCAACGGGCCAGAAATTGTTCTGGAGCGTCATGCAAGAAAGTCATCCAGGACATGGTGGATACCAATGTTCAACAGCAGGAGGAAATTAAAGCCGTGTGCTCAGCATCGCCTGAGCAGTGCCATCAAAAATATGGTTATTTGATTGAACAGTGGGATGTTTTTGATAAATCGATAAAGAAACTGGCAGCGGATAACACACTGCCTGGCGAGTTCCGTGACTATTTGCCTGCTATTTATATGATGGATGCGGAAGCGCAAGGCATTGCGGTTGAGTATGGCTGGAGCAAGCGCTTTGAGGCGATGGGGCTTGATAGGGAAACAGCTGAAATTATGGCTGCTGCACTTCCGATGATGGCGGGCATCAAAGGTGCCAGAGATTCCAGGGGTAGCAACAAAGGGGTTAATGGGTCACGCAATAACGATACTCAGACAGCTGCTGGTATCGGAAATAGTGAGAGAGGAAATCAATCACTTAATTTCAAACAACATATATCTGAAGAAACGGAGATTATCAGTGCACATAATAAATTCCCGTCGAATCCTAATGACCTTACTAAGGTTTTAGGAGTATCACCTAAGGTATCGACAACGCAGCATGGGACAACTAGAATGCTTTGGGAGCCAAATGCTAATACGAGAATTCGTTATGAAAGTCATCCGGGAGATAGTGGACCTTTTAATCCTCGTCACCACGGGGAACATTATCACATCGAAGTTAAACCGGAAAACTTGACTTGGAACCAAGCAAAAAAACAGAATGCAATTTACAAAGTAAAGCCAGAAAATTATAAAGTTGGGAACGGCACAGGCTTTCTACCGAATGAACGACACCCTGGGAAATAA
- a CDS encoding hemagglutinin repeat-containing protein gives MGSATVHAEKLNNVNADYRTQLQQVGIRYGTDFEPIPEHSSYDPRIHKRYGSDMAVVIDDDKSMVYYAGPEGNLWGIFGQPEAPKVGMRIKWVPHGYGAFPRNYYLDERWIGLAPSYFISYIRVPDDRPEADVDRPGADIDRPGRGTEKYELVYEPLYKPDDPIWEKTGIAAPDPNVPEPEIEVCGTGPNSYCRLVANPAMAEYMKNNPSYDQLNALISRYNSDLQGYHEDMYYQYEYQVTTEETRITHSKPGEISIGKNLALTGGTFTNDKSRVLIGGALTGAVQSIHNIDDENAIRRITETGRHRKHNNRDRYESWKKYQNEREEHITTGVTVVQMGANSPGRKVDIAPVPDQASAIAVGGVAPVSEVSLGGPQITQSGVEPVVRTTIPRFTLPTVSLYRIRPENYGGPLIETDPQFAQYGNWLTSNYMLEQLGLDPQKTLKRLGDGFYERRLVNEQIGQLTGRRFLGGYENDEEQYRALMSNAVTFAKKFKLVPGIALTAQQMAQLTSDIVWLVEQTVTLPDGTKQRVLAPQVYVKTRKGDLRGDGALIAADTIKLDADTIYNSGTVAGRQLVNITADSIRNMAGGRINASQIDLAARDDIRVIGGAITAEQALKLQAGRDIEIASTLSHSDSRSGQDRYQYTGIDRLAGLYVTGAQQPGQLHVQAGRNLTLTAAAVANAGKADESSTTLQAGNDLALKTLTTSKSDLVVSDARNFVKRASSQEVGTQIASEGDIRLQSANDVTLRAADVTSQQGAVVVQAGRDIRVEAGSSELSGTLQNYESKRSGLATKSSVIKSDVQRQTLQGSAVSGDTVSLLAGRDLSIVASDVVSDNDTTLVAKNNLRVEAGTERSREHDYRKTTKSGILSGGTLGFTIGSQSSTYRMDAEGAIQSQARSSVGSLKGDTRLLAGEQLTVRGSDVLAQGDVLLKGKAVVIDPGTDQRQSKEVHEFQKSGLTIGVEVPVVEAVQAAVRAAEQNGKSKNARVNAMAAANTGWSSYKAAQQMGNMGQAIAQLQAGDAKGAASTSGIKVSITYGSQSSRSSTEVQQTQTSGSQVLAQNTVTVLATGGGAGSDITVTGSDIAGKKGTILIADDAINLAAAAQTYKERSKNSSAGGKIGVSAGYENGSAALGITVGANVGKGHGKGDETRYEYTHVGDRNSQTVLHSGGSTTLKGARWPARRWC, from the coding sequence GTGGGTTCCGCGACGGTTCATGCCGAGAAACTGAACAATGTGAATGCGGATTATCGGACTCAATTGCAGCAGGTGGGTATCCGATATGGCACAGATTTCGAGCCCATTCCGGAGCACAGCTCTTATGATCCGAGAATACACAAGCGCTATGGCAGTGACATGGCCGTGGTGATCGACGATGACAAATCGATGGTGTATTACGCCGGACCTGAGGGTAATCTATGGGGTATTTTCGGACAACCAGAGGCGCCAAAAGTCGGCATGCGTATCAAATGGGTGCCGCATGGATATGGGGCATTTCCCCGCAACTATTATCTTGACGAGCGGTGGATAGGCCTTGCGCCCAGTTATTTTATTTCCTATATACGCGTACCTGACGATCGTCCTGAGGCAGATGTTGATCGTCCTGGCGCAGATATTGATCGTCCCGGCAGGGGTACCGAAAAGTACGAACTTGTTTATGAGCCGCTGTACAAGCCTGATGATCCAATCTGGGAGAAAACCGGCATTGCTGCACCGGACCCGAATGTTCCTGAGCCTGAAATCGAAGTATGCGGTACTGGGCCGAATAGCTATTGCAGGTTGGTAGCGAACCCGGCGATGGCCGAGTATATGAAAAACAACCCGAGCTATGATCAACTTAACGCGCTTATCTCGCGATATAACAGTGATCTGCAGGGCTACCACGAGGATATGTATTATCAGTACGAGTACCAGGTCACCACAGAAGAGACACGAATCACGCACAGCAAGCCGGGTGAGATCAGTATCGGCAAAAATCTGGCGCTAACAGGTGGCACGTTCACCAATGATAAAAGCCGGGTATTGATCGGTGGGGCACTGACAGGAGCGGTGCAGTCCATTCACAACATCGATGATGAAAATGCCATTCGCCGGATAACGGAAACCGGCAGGCATCGCAAGCACAACAATAGAGACAGATACGAAAGCTGGAAGAAGTATCAAAACGAACGCGAGGAACACATTACGACAGGTGTGACCGTTGTGCAAATGGGCGCAAACAGCCCAGGCCGCAAGGTTGATATCGCTCCAGTCCCAGACCAGGCCTCTGCCATTGCCGTGGGCGGCGTAGCGCCCGTGAGCGAGGTGTCACTGGGCGGACCACAAATAACGCAGAGCGGTGTCGAACCGGTGGTTCGCACCACCATACCCCGGTTTACACTGCCCACCGTCAGCCTGTACCGCATTCGTCCAGAGAACTACGGCGGCCCATTGATCGAGACCGATCCGCAGTTCGCACAGTATGGGAACTGGCTCACCTCCAACTATATGCTGGAGCAATTGGGCCTGGATCCGCAGAAAACCCTGAAACGACTGGGTGACGGTTTCTACGAACGACGGCTGGTCAATGAACAGATTGGTCAGCTCACCGGCCGTCGATTCCTGGGTGGATATGAGAACGACGAGGAGCAGTATCGCGCGTTGATGAGCAACGCGGTCACCTTCGCCAAAAAATTCAAGTTGGTACCCGGTATTGCGCTCACTGCCCAGCAAATGGCGCAATTGACCAGCGATATCGTGTGGCTTGTCGAGCAAACCGTGACGCTGCCCGATGGCACGAAGCAGCGGGTGCTGGCGCCGCAGGTATACGTTAAGACTCGCAAGGGCGATTTGCGCGGCGATGGCGCATTGATCGCTGCCGATACCATCAAACTGGACGCCGATACGATATACAACAGCGGGACCGTTGCCGGCAGGCAGTTGGTGAACATCACTGCCGACAGTATCAGGAATATGGCCGGTGGACGCATCAATGCGAGTCAGATTGATCTGGCTGCCAGGGATGATATCCGTGTTATCGGTGGGGCGATCACGGCAGAACAGGCACTCAAGCTGCAGGCAGGTCGCGATATTGAGATTGCCAGTACGCTGAGCCATTCGGACAGCCGTTCTGGCCAGGACCGGTATCAATATACGGGCATTGATCGCCTGGCCGGCCTGTACGTGACCGGCGCGCAGCAGCCCGGCCAGTTGCATGTACAGGCAGGGCGCAATCTGACACTGACCGCCGCTGCTGTGGCCAATGCAGGCAAGGCTGATGAGAGCAGTACGACCTTGCAGGCCGGCAATGACCTTGCGTTGAAGACCCTGACCACAAGTAAAAGCGACCTGGTAGTGAGCGATGCCAGGAACTTTGTCAAAAGAGCGTCTTCACAGGAGGTGGGCACGCAGATCGCCAGCGAGGGCGACATCCGGCTGCAGTCGGCCAATGATGTCACGCTTAGGGCGGCCGATGTCACCAGCCAGCAGGGCGCCGTGGTGGTTCAGGCCGGGCGTGACATTCGCGTTGAAGCCGGTTCGTCTGAGCTTTCCGGAACCTTGCAAAATTACGAGAGCAAGCGCAGCGGCCTGGCCACCAAATCCTCAGTCATCAAGAGCGACGTGCAGCGGCAAACGTTGCAGGGCAGCGCTGTCAGCGGCGACACAGTAAGCCTGCTGGCCGGGCGCGACCTGAGCATTGTTGCCAGCGACGTGGTCTCAGATAATGACACCACTCTGGTCGCCAAAAACAATCTTCGGGTTGAAGCCGGGACCGAAAGAAGTCGCGAGCACGACTATCGCAAGACCACCAAATCCGGCATTTTGAGCGGCGGCACGCTGGGCTTTACCATCGGCTCGCAAAGCAGCACCTACCGGATGGATGCCGAGGGCGCCATCCAAAGCCAGGCGCGCAGCAGCGTGGGCAGCCTCAAAGGCGATACCCGGCTGCTTGCGGGAGAACAACTCACGGTTCGCGGTTCAGACGTATTGGCCCAGGGCGATGTACTGCTCAAAGGCAAGGCCGTGGTCATAGACCCTGGCACAGACCAGCGGCAGAGTAAAGAAGTACATGAGTTCCAGAAAAGCGGCCTGACTATTGGCGTAGAAGTGCCGGTGGTTGAGGCTGTGCAGGCGGCCGTGCGTGCGGCCGAGCAGAATGGCAAAAGCAAAAATGCCCGCGTCAATGCGATGGCGGCGGCCAATACCGGATGGTCTAGCTACAAGGCCGCGCAGCAAATGGGCAATATGGGGCAGGCCATAGCCCAGTTGCAGGCGGGCGACGCCAAGGGAGCAGCCAGCACCTCTGGCATTAAAGTGTCCATCACTTATGGCAGCCAAAGCAGCCGCAGCAGTACCGAAGTGCAGCAGACACAAACCAGCGGTAGCCAAGTGCTTGCGCAGAACACTGTCACCGTGCTGGCAACAGGCGGGGGCGCGGGATCGGACATTACCGTCACCGGTTCCGATATTGCCGGCAAAAAAGGCACTATTCTGATAGCGGATGATGCCATCAACCTTGCTGCTGCAGCACAAACGTATAAAGAGCGCAGCAAAAACAGTTCAGCTGGCGGCAAAATTGGTGTATCGGCCGGCTACGAAAATGGCTCAGCGGCATTGGGTATTACGGTAGGCGCGAATGTTGGCAAGGGCCATGGCAAGGGCGATGAAACCCGCTATGAATACACTCATGTGGGCGATCGCAATAGCCAGACTGTGCTGCACAGCGGCGGTAGCACCACCCTGAAGGGCGCCAGGTGGCCGGCTCGCAGGTGGTGCTGA
- a CDS encoding filamentous hemagglutinin family outer membrane protein translates to MTTDQADSAGGSLDIHAGAIDNEYTFSGDRAAQQQKGIQANTVSLAGSALNNRTGFVAATLALDFKLSEKIDNQNGFATSLGTTHLSDPAGGLLLNNEQGYISAKTSMLVQGAQLTGQLGTFAADQLTLDLKGDYRNTHSLIGQSKLDLTTSGDLRNDAKLTSGGALSLNAHHIQNAQAGQIQGRQARVNASGTLENQGLINGQDTLVVAEQIRNLGSGRIYGQRLGLQARDILNGAAPNGSNQAGTIAAHDRLDIGAQTLSNQDGALIYSGGERLSDAAWMPTTMRRVQLLRSSITVRLLILWVPRRFMPRN, encoded by the coding sequence TTGACAACCGATCAGGCTGATTCGGCTGGCGGTTCATTGGACATTCACGCGGGCGCCATCGATAACGAGTACACCTTCAGTGGCGATCGCGCCGCGCAGCAGCAAAAAGGCATTCAGGCCAACACGGTGTCGCTGGCCGGTAGCGCACTGAACAATCGCACCGGCTTTGTCGCGGCAACGCTGGCGCTGGATTTTAAACTGTCTGAAAAAATCGATAACCAGAACGGGTTTGCAACTTCGCTTGGCACGACCCATCTCAGCGACCCAGCGGGAGGACTGCTCCTGAACAATGAGCAGGGCTATATCAGTGCCAAAACCAGCATGCTTGTGCAAGGGGCGCAGTTGACGGGCCAGTTGGGAACCTTCGCTGCCGACCAGCTTACCCTGGATCTGAAAGGTGATTACCGCAATACCCATTCCCTGATCGGGCAATCGAAGCTGGATTTGACCACATCGGGGGATTTGCGCAATGACGCTAAGCTGACCTCTGGTGGCGCCCTGTCATTGAACGCACATCATATTCAAAACGCGCAGGCCGGCCAGATCCAGGGCAGGCAAGCCCGCGTGAATGCCTCTGGCACGCTTGAGAATCAGGGTCTGATCAACGGGCAGGATACGCTGGTGGTCGCCGAGCAGATCCGCAATCTGGGCTCCGGCCGCATTTACGGCCAGCGCCTTGGCCTGCAGGCCAGGGACATTCTGAATGGCGCAGCACCGAATGGTTCGAACCAGGCGGGCACCATTGCCGCTCATGATCGGCTGGATATCGGCGCGCAAACATTGTCCAACCAGGACGGCGCGCTTATCTATAGCGGGGGAGAGCGGCTTTCGGACGCAGCCTGGATGCCGACAACCATGCGACGGGTACAGCTTCTTCGATCGTCAATAACGGTTCGATTATTGATATTGTGGGTTCCGCGACGGTTCATGCCGAGAAACTGA
- a CDS encoding two-partner secretion domain-containing protein yields the protein MNKRCYRLRFNHVRGQWMVVADIVVGRGKNHGGRACRADGQPGKAGNKNWLGMALPAGQGFPANCLRPIGQALLLAGAVGLITLLPGIPAYAQIVANKAMPAHTQPSVVTTANGLPQVNIQTPNGAGVSMNNYSQFDVQKNGAILNNSITSTKTQLAGWIQGNPLLHNESARVIVNQIQSADPSRLNGYIEVAGQRAQVVVANPAGITCDGCGFIQADRAVLTTGQVNLNPSTGALDNYVVRSGLVNIANMDASQTPYVDVLARAVKVTGALRAKQLDIKTGVNTIAADTGAVKVDATATEAAKPEGSGTQGDKPQVAIDVAELGGMYAGQITLLATEHGVGVNNAGNIQAGGGLTLSSDGQVHNRGTLAADGALQVQSGSLHNDGTLYGRTETIVNAVGALQNNSQILSGGNIALGANGAQGRLAMARGSQLAAGLEVPDSADGQHVPSGSAEDRRLKPGQSITLQATQQATLSGTIQVDGFLLAQADKLSVADSQLAATDIRLRSRQENLQADNAQIYAQTLAIDTPKQISTEHARIQANDLQLNAGSIRNRWGQIVHTGANPFVLQTGELDNQGGLIAATSANLHIKSDSLDNTDGSVLQTAPTAEAATLNVTSRKLINTRGTIRSNKGQVSLTLADNDVLANQAGQIRSGTAMTLRAGGINNQVGQIRAGERLELTLAQHGQGLDNRQGTISAKNASVDTGGQALNNAQGIVQAAQALHIRSGEVNNDGGLIQAGQALEMDTAGQRLINTNAGKDKGVAAAAPCN from the coding sequence ATGAATAAACGCTGCTATCGTTTGCGATTCAATCATGTTCGCGGCCAGTGGATGGTCGTTGCCGACATTGTGGTCGGGAGGGGAAAAAACCATGGCGGGCGCGCTTGCCGGGCGGATGGCCAGCCAGGTAAAGCAGGCAATAAAAATTGGCTGGGTATGGCGTTGCCGGCAGGCCAGGGCTTCCCGGCAAATTGCCTGCGGCCCATCGGACAGGCCTTATTGCTTGCGGGCGCGGTGGGTCTGATTACGCTTTTGCCAGGGATTCCTGCCTATGCCCAGATCGTGGCCAATAAAGCCATGCCGGCCCATACGCAACCGTCTGTTGTGACCACGGCTAACGGGTTGCCGCAGGTCAATATCCAGACACCCAATGGCGCGGGTGTCTCCATGAACAATTACAGCCAGTTCGACGTACAGAAAAATGGCGCCATTCTGAACAACTCCATTACCAGCACGAAAACCCAGCTGGCCGGATGGATCCAGGGCAACCCCTTGCTCCATAACGAAAGCGCCCGGGTGATCGTCAACCAGATTCAGTCGGCCGATCCCAGCCGGCTGAACGGATATATCGAAGTGGCAGGGCAGCGCGCCCAGGTGGTTGTAGCCAACCCAGCCGGTATCACTTGCGACGGCTGCGGGTTTATCCAGGCCGATCGCGCGGTGCTGACCACGGGGCAGGTAAATCTTAACCCCTCTACCGGTGCGCTGGACAATTATGTGGTGCGTAGCGGCTTGGTGAACATCGCCAACATGGATGCCAGCCAGACGCCTTATGTAGACGTGCTTGCCCGCGCCGTGAAGGTAACAGGTGCGCTGCGCGCCAAACAGTTGGATATCAAAACCGGCGTCAATACGATTGCCGCCGATACAGGGGCCGTAAAAGTTGACGCCACGGCAACGGAGGCGGCCAAACCCGAAGGTTCCGGCACGCAGGGCGACAAGCCGCAAGTGGCGATTGACGTGGCTGAGCTCGGCGGTATGTATGCAGGGCAGATTACGCTACTGGCGACCGAGCATGGGGTTGGAGTGAACAATGCCGGCAATATCCAGGCGGGGGGCGGCCTGACGCTTTCCAGCGACGGGCAGGTTCACAATCGCGGCACGCTGGCGGCAGACGGCGCGCTGCAGGTACAGTCCGGTTCGTTGCACAACGACGGTACGCTCTATGGCAGAACCGAAACCATCGTCAACGCCGTCGGGGCCTTGCAGAACAACAGTCAAATTCTGTCGGGCGGCAATATCGCGCTGGGCGCGAACGGCGCGCAAGGACGCCTGGCAATGGCGCGCGGCAGCCAACTGGCGGCGGGCCTGGAGGTTCCTGATTCTGCAGATGGGCAACACGTGCCATCTGGCAGCGCCGAGGATCGTCGCTTGAAGCCCGGGCAGTCGATCACGTTGCAAGCCACGCAGCAGGCCACCCTCTCGGGCACGATTCAGGTCGACGGCTTTCTGCTGGCGCAGGCCGACAAGTTGTCGGTTGCCGATAGCCAACTGGCGGCAACAGACATTCGGCTTCGCTCCCGCCAGGAAAATCTGCAGGCCGACAATGCGCAGATCTACGCACAAACGCTGGCGATAGACACGCCGAAACAGATTTCTACAGAGCATGCCCGTATCCAGGCCAATGACCTGCAACTGAATGCGGGGAGTATTCGCAATCGATGGGGCCAGATTGTGCACACCGGCGCGAACCCGTTTGTACTACAGACCGGTGAACTGGATAATCAGGGCGGGCTGATCGCGGCGACATCGGCAAACCTGCATATCAAAAGCGACAGCCTGGACAATACCGACGGGTCTGTGCTGCAAACGGCGCCCACTGCCGAAGCGGCAACGCTGAATGTCACCAGCCGCAAGCTTATCAACACCCGCGGCACGATCCGCAGCAATAAGGGTCAGGTCAGCCTGACGCTGGCCGACAACGACGTGCTGGCGAACCAGGCCGGGCAGATTCGCAGCGGCACGGCAATGACATTGCGCGCCGGCGGCATCAATAACCAGGTGGGCCAGATACGGGCCGGCGAGCGTCTTGAGCTGACGCTGGCTCAGCACGGGCAGGGCTTGGATAACCGACAGGGGACGATCAGCGCCAAAAATGCGAGTGTGGACACCGGCGGGCAAGCCCTGAACAACGCGCAAGGTATTGTGCAGGCTGCGCAGGCGCTGCATATCCGCAGTGGCGAGGTGAATAATGACGGGGGCCTGATTCAGGCAGGACAGGCCCTGGAGATGGACACTGCCGGCCAGCGCTTGATCAATACCAATGCAGGCAAGGACAAGGGGGTGGCAGCGGCGGCACCCTGCAATTGA
- a CDS encoding ShlB/FhaC/HecB family hemolysin secretion/activation protein translates to MPVLIAFAGASTGAQTLRADLLDAQHIQRQQQQQQFLESRLPSADVTPLVPDIPATDRSRYPVETPCFPINEVMLTGDSAARFAWALDAALAPGNAPGHLPSPIGQCLGAQGIELLASQVQNSIMAAGYITSRVMVEPQNIGAGQLVLSLIPGRVHEIRFTDASDTRARRWNALPIRQGNVLNLRDIEQGLENFRRLPTVQADIQIAPASEPGQSDLLINWKQSRPARLMVTLDDAGSKSTGRYQGNMALSLDHLLTLNDLFYVSHTRSLGSSAGGARQAKDSALHYSIPFGYWLFSVNGSRFTYRQPVAGINESYVYSGRSRRLDLTLSRQVYRDARRKFSVYAKAWARQSRNFIEDTEIAIQQRRMAGWEAGFNHREYLGSATLDLGLSYRRGTGAGNARRAPEELFDEGTSRPRIWRASANVSVPFSIGQQPVRYTGTWQAQWNKTPLIAQDQFSIGGRYTVRGFSGEYVLMADRGWFLRNELAFPLSRLGLARHEVFAGVDAGHVSGQHARQLLGHSLVGSVIGVRGNLFGQVQYEFFLGKPLSKPRGFKTPSTTGGFSISFSI, encoded by the coding sequence GTGCCGGTGCTCATTGCATTTGCTGGCGCCAGCACCGGCGCGCAAACGCTGCGGGCAGACCTGTTGGATGCACAACACATCCAACGACAGCAGCAACAGCAGCAATTTCTTGAAAGTCGCCTGCCATCGGCAGACGTTACTCCTCTTGTTCCCGACATTCCCGCCACGGATCGCAGCCGTTATCCGGTCGAGACACCGTGTTTTCCCATCAATGAAGTTATGTTAACCGGCGACTCGGCCGCGCGTTTTGCATGGGCGCTGGATGCGGCCCTTGCCCCCGGGAACGCTCCGGGCCATTTACCGTCGCCCATAGGACAGTGCCTTGGCGCCCAGGGCATTGAGTTGTTGGCCAGCCAGGTGCAGAACTCAATCATGGCTGCTGGGTATATTACCAGCCGTGTGATGGTCGAGCCCCAGAATATCGGCGCCGGACAACTGGTGCTGTCGCTTATCCCAGGGCGTGTCCATGAGATTCGTTTTACCGATGCGTCGGATACCCGGGCGCGCCGCTGGAACGCTTTGCCGATCAGGCAGGGCAATGTTCTGAATCTCCGCGATATTGAACAAGGCCTGGAAAACTTCCGTCGCCTGCCTACCGTTCAGGCTGATATCCAGATCGCTCCTGCATCTGAACCAGGGCAAAGCGACCTGCTCATCAACTGGAAACAATCCCGGCCGGCTCGCCTGATGGTAACCCTTGACGACGCTGGCAGCAAGAGCACGGGACGCTATCAGGGAAACATGGCGCTCTCGCTTGATCATTTGCTAACGCTGAATGATTTGTTTTACGTAAGCCACACACGCAGCCTTGGCTCATCGGCAGGCGGGGCGCGACAGGCAAAAGACAGTGCGCTGCATTATTCCATTCCGTTTGGCTACTGGCTCTTTAGCGTGAATGGGTCCAGGTTCACATACCGCCAGCCTGTGGCCGGCATCAATGAAAGCTACGTCTACAGTGGCCGCAGCCGCCGGCTGGACCTGACCCTGAGTCGGCAAGTCTATCGGGATGCCAGAAGGAAATTCAGTGTCTACGCCAAAGCCTGGGCGCGTCAATCGCGCAATTTTATCGAGGACACGGAAATCGCCATCCAGCAACGTCGCATGGCCGGATGGGAAGCAGGGTTCAATCATCGTGAATACCTTGGCTCGGCCACGCTTGATCTGGGCTTGTCCTATCGACGCGGTACGGGCGCGGGCAACGCGCGCCGGGCGCCGGAAGAGCTGTTTGATGAAGGCACTTCCCGGCCGCGTATCTGGCGGGCATCGGCCAATGTGTCCGTGCCGTTTTCCATTGGCCAGCAGCCGGTTCGCTACACCGGCACCTGGCAGGCCCAGTGGAACAAGACACCGCTTATTGCGCAAGACCAGTTCAGCATCGGCGGGCGGTATACCGTGCGCGGCTTCAGTGGGGAATATGTGCTAATGGCAGACCGGGGCTGGTTCCTGCGCAATGAGCTGGCGTTTCCGCTGTCCCGGCTGGGCCTTGCCAGGCACGAGGTCTTTGCCGGTGTGGATGCAGGCCACGTCAGCGGCCAGCATGCCAGGCAATTGCTGGGGCACTCGCTGGTGGGATCTGTCATTGGCGTTCGGGGCAACCTGTTCGGCCAAGTGCAATATGAATTCTTCCTTGGCAAGCCATTGAGCAAACCACGGGGGTTCAAAACGCCATCCACCACGGGTGGCTTCAGTATCAGTTTTTCGATATAA